From the genome of Hypanus sabinus isolate sHypSab1 chromosome 29, sHypSab1.hap1, whole genome shotgun sequence:
CCACTCTCTCTAACCCCTCACCTTTTCAGCCCATCCGCCAGAGATACCGGCGAGAGTTATAGAAGAGGAGAGAAGGAACCGTCCCCATCAGCAACTGTTTCACACTTTGTTCCCATTGCCCTCCCATGAACTAGCAAGGCTAGTTTTTCCACTGTGCCCTCATTACGTGGGACAATAATATACCGATTTAccaattctctcttctcccaccacccaccccccccacacacccatggtctggcagaagatacaaaacctgAAAACACGTACAGCACGCTCGTGGACAACTAACCTGCTGCTAAAACACTATTGAATGATTCTTCTGTACAATAGGGTGGAcacgacctcacaatctaccttgttgtggCCCTTGCACCCTGCTgtctccctgcactgcactttccctgtcaCCGTTACACTTTGTTCTGTATTCTGTTGTCAGTACCTCAATGCATTAACGTAATGACCTGCTCTGTACAAACAGTTTGCAAGACAAAGCTTTTCACCGTCTCtcgtcaataataaaccaattccattctcctgacaCAGATGAAGTTCAACGCCACCTTCGACGTAAATGCCAAGGCCACGTGGGAGGATACAGTGACAATCAGCGCCAACGCTACCAGGTAACGAGGAGAGGTATCTTCTCCCCCTGCTGCACATCctgctctcccccctccctcctggCTGAGCTCCCAGTCCAGGAAGACCATGATCTGctctctgttctgggacctctgctgtttggtGACTTCccaatcagagtcaggtttatcatcacggACTTACATTAGAAGATAGAACTGTAGTTCTctctcattcatgtgcctatcctaaGAGTATCTTAAAGGTCCCTAATGCCTCTGCCACTACCCCTAGCAGTGAGTCCCACGCAATCTGCCAGCTTCTGTGAAAGCCAATtccccctttgactttcctccaCTTTCCCCAATTGGATGTCCTCTGGGATTGGCCATTTCAGCTCCAGGGAAAATGTGCTGGCTCCACTTTCTGCTCCAAAGTCCTGCAAGTAAGGGTCACACAAAGCTGGGCTGTTTACTCTGGAGCCGCTGAGACCAAAAGGGGAACTGATAGGAGTTTACAGTATAAGATTTTGAGAGGGAGATAGGAAATTGCAAAAACAGGGCGTGCCTTTAAATTGAAAAATGAGAAGTTCAAAGCAAGCTTCTTTTTTTGTTTACACACAGAGCATATGGTGGGTGCCTGGTGTCTGCAGGAGAGGCAATGAGGCAGGAGATCACATGGCAAATGTATTCATATCGTGAATAATGTCACTCTGTCTCACCCTGCTTTCCTCCTCAGTGATAATGAAAATCGTATCACAACAGAAAGCTTCAAGACGATGAGAGTTGGTGTGAAATACGAGGTCAACGTGATCATCAAGGGGTGGGTATCTGACACGTGGTTTTGGGTGGGGCAGTGTCCAACACCCAGTCCCAGACATTGGTCCGGGAGAGAGCGCGGTTTGTCCGACACCCAGTCCCAGACAGTGGTCCGGGACAGAGCGCGGTTTGTCCAACACCCAGTCCCAGACAGTGGTCCGGGAGAGAGCGCGCTTTGTCCGACACCCAGTCCCAGACAGTGGTCCGGGAGAGAGCGCGGTTTGTCCCGACACCCACTCCCAGACAGTGGTCCGGGAGAGAGCGCGGTTTGTCCGACACCCAGTCCCAGACAGTGGTCCGGGACAGAGCGCGGTTTGTCCGACACCCAGTCCCAGACAGTGGTCCGGGACAGAGCGCGGTTTGTCCGACACCCAGTCCCAGACAGTGGTCCGGGACAGAGCGCGGTTTGTCCGACACCCAGTCCCAGACAGTGGTCCGGGACAGAGCGCGGTTTGTCCGACACCCAGTCCCAGACAGTGGTCCGGGACAGAGCGCGGTTTGTCCGACACCCAGTCCCAGACAGTGGTCCGGGACAGAGCGCGGTTTGTCCGACACCCAGTCCCAGACAGTGGTCCGGGACAGAGCGCGGTTTGTCCGACACCCAGTCCCAGACAGTGGTCCGGGAGAGAGCGCGGTTTGTCCGACACCcagtccgggggggggggggggggggggcgcggggaGAGGAGGGGCCAGTGTATCCGATGCCTGGTCCCGGGGTGGGTGGGCAAGATAGTGTGTCTAACAGCCTGTCCCGGGGAAGGGGGTGTGTGTGGAAAGATGTTGTGTCCAGTCCTTGGAAGGTGGGGTGGGGCTAAAGAGAATGGTCCAGCTGATGTcccggggaggggggagggggaagaggagagacTGTTGTGTATACTGGGATATTCCTTAGGGTTACACTGCCTGTTCCCCATCCAGCATTCAGTCCACTCAGTACATTAACTTCACCACCAGCAGAGCGGACTCCAAGGCCGTATCTCACGCTTATAGGGTAAGTACAACCTGTGTCTGCAGATGTGCCGTCACTGATGCACAGAATAGTAGCAACTAAGTCTGCGAGAAGCCTATTAAGTCACCATAGGAACAACCAGGGTTGTGTGAGAAGCCTAGTAACTAGCCATAGTAATTTGCAGTACTCTACAACACTTGGTAACCGTCATGGTAACAAGGTTGAGTTACTCAGCGTAGGAAGTGCCTAGTACCCGAGACGTGGCAACGCGTCCTGCTAATTTACCGTGGAAACGCAGCCTGCTAGCCCACCGTGGCAACATGGCCTGTTCAGCCACCACTGCAACAGTTAGGCCTGTACAAGGCCGTGAATCTGACCATTGCAGTGACTGGAAGATGGGGCACGGAGTCAGTCAGACACGTTGGTCGGTGAGGCCTCATTTCCGGTGGTGGGGGGGCAGGAGGAGCTTGGtcaatgggggcggggggggaagACACAGGAGGTAGGGAacaaggagggagagggagtgatggggaaGAAGGGGACGGGAGGGGGGGAACAGGTGTGAtggaagggagggtgagggtgaagcTGAAGGGGTGAGAAGGAGAGGAAAAGGAACAGATGGAGGGTGTctggagatggggaggtgtgtaagggagaaggggaaaagggggagtggagaagggaaggagaggaagtgagaagaggtaggggtgggagatggaatgGAGGAGTGCTGGTTGCTGACAGATGTGTGGGGCCTTTTCAGGTGGAGAACATTGATCAACGGAGTCTCCCCGTGAACATCAGCCTCTTAATCCCCGTGAGAATCAGGGACGGTCTGAGCTGGGAGAATGTGCAAGTGAACACGCCGTCGGTGAGGAGACTGGGCCGAGGGTTGAAGGGTGGGGCTGAtaaggagggagggaaggagaggggtagGGGGAAGAGAAAGAGACATACCTACactgggagaaggagagggagtgtgggagagggACCAACactgggagtgagagagggacaagtgggtgtgtgtgagtgagtaagtgagagagagagagaatgaaagagTGGGAAGGGCATTAAAGTGCATTCACACCCTCTCCCCTGTCCCCCAGCATGGAGCCAAAATTTGCCATCAGCTGGTCTGGACACCCGACAGGACACAGAGGACTGGACAGGTACTGTACACATCACCGAAcccttctctcttcctccctccccacttcactctctctccccacccaactccctccctacccctccctccaccccctcccagtCTCTTCTCTGCTTCCTTTCCTCTCCCGCCACTCCCTTTGTCCCTCCCCCATTTctctcctcccctcaccatcCCTCCATTCCTAACTTTCAAATGCACAACTCCCACCTTTCTCTCTAACTCCATTACCTTCGCTTCCCCTACACTGTACAGGAAACAATCAGTCTATTTGACATTTAAACCCCTCTTTCCCATCACCACTCGCATCCCCTTCCTCGCCTCCTTGCCTGTCTCTCTCTTTGCTCTACCCTtacttcccccttctctctccaaccctccataccccacctctctcctcttcctctttccCAACCTCTCACCTTCACTGGAACTGAGGAATATGAGGAATTGCCTCTTGCCATCTACCAGCAGGTTTCTGAAAAACCCATGAACAGTACGTCGCTATTCCTCTTTTGCGCTCACTACATACTTTTAAGACTGGCGAATTACagtgaaacaacaaatttcacgatgtgTCAGTAATGCACAGTATCGTAGTGGCTGGCACAGTGATTCACAGTGCCagcaacttgggttcaattcccgcccgtGCCTGCAAGgagcctgtacatcctccccataactgcgtgggtttcctccggatgctccagtttcctcccacagtccgatgatgtaccagttagtaggttaattggtcattgtaaattgtcttccttcccctctcccttcccatttcCTCTCTCCTTACTTCTCTTTTCTTCTTCCCTCCATCCTCTCACCCTCAGAAGTGCAATAACACTGTTTGTGACTTATTCCTCTGCACCATCCAACTACTGAGATACAAGGAGCGTCCCGTCTTCAACATCACCGGCAACATCACCTGGAAAAACCCCGCAAAGGTGAGGAAGAGAACACTGCAACAGGAGGGGCAGGGTGGGaggaacagagagaagagagggagCTCCGCAGGAGGGAAGGAGCCCTGAAGAGGGTGGAGCGCGGCAGGGAGGAGGAGGGCTGGCGAAGGGAGGGCACTTAGTGGGAGGAGTATGGAGAGGGAACAgctctggcagagcattccacagattcaccactcttcggctgaaaaaaatcctccttactccTGTTCTACAACACCCCCccgtcaattttgaggctgtgccatctagtTCTGAATACCCTCCACCATAAGAAACACCCTGTCCACATGCACCTTATCCAGTCCGTTCAGTATTCTGTATTCCCAAaggccaaacactcctcatctgctcattcctggaatcatcctcaagAAGCTCCCtgggctctctccaatgacaacacatggCTAATGCATCCGTTacctcttcagcaccctctctcaggactctgggatgtagtccgtctggtccaggtgacttatccaccttaagacctgcGTGTTTGCCCAgctctttttcctttgtaatagcaatgactctcattcctgctccctgacactcacggacctctggtacactgctagtgtcttccacagtgaagacagatgcaaagtaccatcaagttcatttgccatttctttgtctcccattactacctcattgGGCCATTTTCCAATGGCCCAATATCAACCCTCACCTCCCTTTTGTTCTTTACATAACTGATAAAACCTTTTTGCATTCTGCTTTATATTTactggctagtctgccctcatagttcatctttttttAATTGTCTCttgttgaattttaaaaacttcccaaacaTCCAACGGCCCACTCACTTTTGGTACCttatatgccttttccttggcttttatgcagtccttaacttcccttgttagcTATGGTTGCctccccctgccatttgagaacttcttcctctgtgggacgtatctatcctgcaccttgtaaacttctcccagaaactccagccggctctgctctgccatcatctccaccAGCATACccctccagtccacctgggcaagctcctctctcatgcctctgtgattcccgttattccattgtgatacagatACAAGCGacctatgcttctccctctcacaatatgaattcaatcatattacgatcactgcctcctaagggttcctttacattaatctccctaataagatccaatctaagatggcctttccccgagcaggttcaagcacaagctgttctaaaaatccatctcataggcattcaacaaattccctctctggcaatccgacaccaacctgattttcccaatccctttgcatattgaagtcccaattacaattgtgtcattacccttaatTCAAGCCTCTTCCAGCTCCCTttccaatctcaaccccacatcttggctactacttggaggcctatatatgattcccatgttTTCTTTTACTTTCAGTtttttaactccacccacaaagattcaacattctctgaccctatgccacctttctaaagatgtattccatctcttaccaacagagccacaccaccacctacgccttcctgcctgtcctttcaatagaaagtatatcctttgatgttaagctcccaactatggccttctttcagccacgactcagtgatgtccacgTCATACCAACCCATCTCTAAATGATCcacaagtttgtccaccttattctgaatgcaccttcagtcctgcattctttgcccttttgatttTTGCCTCTGTTGTACAATTcagctttgctctgtctgcatttgtgcccaatcactggcttgtccttccttacatcgtattaaacctgctggctcatcctcaaaTCTTCCACTCTCCTGTTCACCCGACAACAGGTTAAACCACAGGAAATCGGAATGGTCAGTTTCGCCGTGGTCAGTTACGACGAAAGCAAATATATTCACGTCTCGCAGGCCACAACTCGCTTCAAGACTGCATCGGTGAGGCACGGGACAGACAAAGGGAGGGGATCGAGGACATGAAACAAAATGGAGGGGCACAGGCAGGGAGGGTAATTTACAACGGGGTGGGAGGGCTTCCAGCCAGACCCACCCCACTGATATGGACTCTTGCTCTTGTCCGAACAGGTCACTACCAGAGTGGAGATCCTGAAGGAGGTCAACCCGGTGCCCCTGATCGTGGGAAGCTCAGTGGGCGGGCTGGTCCTGCTGCTCGTCGTCGCCGGCATCCTATACAAGGTGAGAGCAGGCGGAGCTGGTGGCACGCGATTGGTCAGCTttggaagtggggggaggggcaggCCCGTCACCACTGGCATCCAATACAAGATTGGGGGCTGGGAGCGCCCAATTGGTCAGGCCCTAAGGGAGGCAGGACCACAGTGAAGACCATGGGGTGCTCATCGTCGCTGGTATCCAATAGAAGGTGAGAGTGGGTAGTTCTGGGAGGGCAGAACTATAGCGGCATTTTCCCAACCACAGGCCAGAATGAATCCTAACCTTCTTTGTCCATCACCCCCAGGTTGGCTTCTTCCGAAGGGATTTAAAGGAGAAGCTGGAGGCGGCCACAGAGGATGAGGCGGGCAGCGGCGACCCCCaggggtgaagagccagaggttgaGGGGTCCCGGCAACTTACCCCCACCCTGAACACCCATGTCTCCACTCCCCCGCTCACATAGAAAGTTCCGGGATCAGACTGTGCATCCTTGCTCCCCTTGCACACCCAATCGACCCCTCTGCCTCTTCCCACCTCCCACTTGTGGGCAGGGCTCCTGTTCTTGGAGGGTCGGAGGGACGCGAgggatcccccctccccactccacaGACCCCTCATACCAATTCACCCCTTCCACTCCACTCCCTTACATCCTTTTCCTAAATCATTTCACTTTCTAAATCTCCTTTTAAAACTACTCAATCTGAAAACCCATTTAAAAACTAATATTTTTTATTAAATACTCAGGACGTCTTCTTTTAAACCACTCATGCATCCTCTATTAAAATCTCTCACTCTGTAAACCAAACTCTCATCCAAAACCACTTTCAAATCGCCCTTGCTTTCTAAACTCAAATTTCTTTCAATCTCTGAATGCTGAGATAAAATCTCTAATTCCCTGAATTGTCCTTTAAAACCAGTTACACCCCAAACACAGGACCCAATGACATCAGAACAGAattacaaagaagagaaaatctgcagatgctggaaatccaaagaaaagcacacaaaatgctggaggaactcagcaggccaggcagcacccatggaaaccagtgggtgtttcaggccaagacccttcatctggagtgGCAAAAAAAGATGAgtggtcagagcaagaaggtcgggagaggggaggagaaatacgaggtgaaacctggagaggtggagtgaagaaaagagctgggaagctggtaggtgaaagagataagagGACGGAGAAAGGGAATCCGATCGGAGAGGAttaaggccatggaagaaagggaagggggtgcAACACGAGAGGGAGATGACAGGCAGGTAAGGAcgcaaggtgagagagggaaaagggaacggGGAATGTTGAAAGGGGGAGGCAGTACCGGAAGTTcatgaaatcaatgttcatgccatcaggttagaggctacccagacggaatatgaggtgttgctcctccaacctgagtgtggcctcatcgcgacagtggaggagaccgtggactgacgtgtcggaatgggaatgggaagtgggtggccactgggagatcccactcttTTTTGGCGAACGTAGCACAGGTGCTCAGCTCAGTCTACACTGGGGCTCACGGATagacaagaggccacactgggagcgctGGTGGAGTAGGGGTTAGGGTGAAgggtcatctcacctggaaggactgtttggggccctgaatggtagtgagggaggaggtggaggagcacttgttcagcttgcaaggataagtgccaggagagacaaatggacaagggagtcgtgtagagagtgatccctgtgaaaagcagaggggggagggacagaTGTGCTTGGTGTTACGATccagttggagatggcagaagttacggagaattatgtgctttacgcagaggctggtggggtggcaggtgcggataagaggaaccctatccctggtggggtggcaggtgcggataagaggaaccctgtccctggtggggtggcaggtgcggacaagaggaaccctgtccctggtggggtggcaggtgcggataagaggaaccctatccctggtggggtggcaggtgcggataagaggaaccctgtccctggtggggtggcaggtgcggacaagaggaaccctatccctggtggggtggcaggtgcggacaagaggaaccctgtccctggtggggtggcaggtgcggataagaggaaccctgtccctggtggggtggcaggtgcggacaagaggaaccctgtccctggtggggtggcaggtgcggataagaggaaccctgtccctggtggggtggcaggtgcggataagaggaaccctgtccctggtggggtggcaggtgcggataagaggaaccctgtccctggtggggtggcaggtgcggataagaggaaccctgtccctggtggggtggcaggaggaggaGTAAGACCAGACGTGCATGAAATGCAAGAGATGTATGTGAGGGCACCATTGACGGTGGAGTGAGGGAATTCCCTTTTTTTGAAGGGGACGGtcatctccttagttctggaatgaaaagcctcaccctgagagGAGCTGCGGCAGAGACAATGGAGttgagagaagggggtggcatttttagccagcagaattaggccaatcagcctgTCGAGTtcgctccaccatttgatcatggccgaTTCATTattgctctcaaccccattctcctgcctcctgtcAGTAACCTcagacacccttactaattaagaacttatcaacatctgctttaaacataccaaatgacttggcacCTACAGCAGaatgtggcactgaattccacagattttccaccctcattccccctcatctctgttctaaaccttTTAAAACTACTTTGCTTCCACCATAAAAATGCTTCTCTCTCCTTAAATCCCCCTTTACAACCACTTGTTCCCCAAATCCTCTTTTGAAGCTTCTAAATCCTCTTAAAATTCCTTCCTGCTCCCAAAACCTCTTTAgatgcctctctctctcaccaaatTCTCCTTAAAGCTTCCCTCACCGCTCCCATCCCTTTCTAAAGCTTTTCTGTTTCTCAGTCTCCGAACCTCCTAAAGAGGAGGGCCCATTCCCTTACCCCCCCGACCCTCCTTGTTCCAAAAACCCCTCTATCACTCTCCAGTCTCCCTGCAAGTTACCCCACATCCCCGGACCTGCTCTGAAGCTTCTCGTTCTGCAGGATATTGACAAAGAAGGACTCGCTACTCGGCTACCTTTTCAGACAAAAGTCCCAGACTGGGGCTTGCAACCCAAAAATTCCAGACGTAGGCTGGAAGAAGTATTGACACCTTCTCAGTGGAACTCATGGCTATCTCTGCCTTCTGTCCCCCTAAGGAAATCTCCTCAGGGTTGAGAAACATCTAGCTCCTCTCACCAGCACCCGTCCCTCTTGCCCTGTTAGATTTTCCTATGTCAACAGTCACACTGCAGCCCTGACCTCCAGGTACAAGCTAGCCTCGTGGTTACGATGACTGGTACCTATAAGATTGAGAGGAAGGAAATGCACAACCCACACCCACCAAGGGACAAGAGATTTGGGCTGCAATGCCTCCTATAGTTCAGGAGGTTCAGTCTGCAACATCCGGTAGGAGGAACCCATGCCCACCACAGGACATGAGGCTGGTCACTTTGCTCCCTAAAGGACAGGAGGGCTGCACCACGGCACACCCAAGGGATGGGTAGAGGGAACTGCACAACCTTCCTGAATCTTTGCCAGGGCAGGAAAATGCAACAAAGCGGAGAAGCATTCTTTATAAAGGTACATTTTTATTAGCAGACCAACTATTTGGGAGTTTGTGAATTATATACAATGATTGTTTGGCACAGACAAATGTATAATAataaaagtattttaaaaaaacagagaaTTAAGGCAGCGTCTTGTCCCAAAGCATTCATGGTCCCTCTACCCCCAGTGCCAATGCCACCCCAAAACCCACAGACTCTGCTCAAACTGCTCCTGGGGACAAAGGGGATGAGGAAGGAAGAAGGCGGGATGAGGAGGGAAGGAGCAGGAAGTGAtgaggagagagaaggagaggggtggGAGGACACACTggctccctcctctttccctgtGCTCTTAAGATCACCAAACTCCTCTCTTCACCCTCCAACCAAACATCTTGCGATAACTGCTCCCCCACCCAACTCAACACCCCTTCCACACCTCCCCACATTCGGATGAGATGAGAAGTGAGTTCAggggtgggaaggaggagggtggggggaggggatgggatATTTACCTGGTACGTTCTGGGGAATTCCACGTCacaccactccctctctcaccctcaaaATGGCTGCCCTGTTGCAATTGTTCCACCAACCACATTTGGTCCAGATGCCCATTCCCTCCCCTACCACCCCTTCACTCCAATTTGCCCTTGTCCTGCCGCCAGCCGGCATCCAGGCGGATCAGCCGACGATAGTTGAGGGCGAAGAGAAGCAGGTTGAGAACATAGGTGGTGACGCATACCAGGCAGAGGTCACGCAGAACAAAGACCAGGATGTAGGCCAAGTAGAGGGAGCCGGCCAGCGAGAGCAGGGAGGTGAGCAGAAGGACCACAGCAGCCACTGCACTCCCGGTCAGACCTGCAGGGAAGGTGAAGGCAGAGGTAAGTGAGGTTTCTAGCAGAGTGTGTCACATTCACCTCTCCCCCTACCACACTCTTTCGGAAGGGAAGAagtgagatctgtatactgaccggtgtctctcagtccctctctctcaggggagatctgtagactgaccggtgtctctcagtccctctctctcaggggagatctgtagactgaccggtgtctctcagtccctctctctcaggggagatctgtacactgaccggtgtctctcagtccctctctctcaggggagatctgtacactgaccggtgtctctcagtccctctctctcaggggagatctgtacacggaccggtgtctcccagtccctctctctcaggggagatctgaacactgaccggtgtcgctcaatccctctccctcaggaacagatctgtacactgaccggtgtctctcaatccctctccctcaggaacagatctgtacactgaccggtgtctctcagtccctctctctcaggggagatctgtacactgatcagtgtctctttgtccctctctctcagggtgagatctgtacactgaccggtgtctctcagtccctctctctcaggggagatctgtacactgaccggtgtctctcagtccctctctctcaggggagatctgtacactgaccggtgtctctcagtccctctctctcgggggagatctgtacactgaccggtgtctctcagtccctctctctcgggggagatctgtacactgaccggtgtctctcagtccctctctctcagggtgagatctgtacactaaccggtgtctctcagtccctctctctcaggggagatctgtacactgaccaatgtctctgagggggagatctgtacactgaccggtgtctctcagtccttctctctcaggggagatctgtacactgaccggtgtctctcagtccttctctctcaggggagatctgtacactgaccggtgtctctcagtccctctctctcaggggagatctgtacactgaccggtgtctctcagtccctctctctcaggggagatctgaacactgaccggtgtctctgagggggagatctgtacactgaccaatgtctctgagggggagatctgtacactgaccggtgcacAGGTTCTACCCTGGACCCCCTGCCCTTAATTCCTACCACCTCACGAGTGACAAGCCAAGGAGTTCACTCACTTAGGAGAAGCTGCAGTAAGTAGAACAGGAGGCCGTACACGCTGTTGGGTTGGTTGAGAATGCTGTCCTGGCCGAGGAATGTGCCCAGCAGTCCGAAACCTCGGCCCCACCTgcaagagacagagacacagatgtCACTGGTTGGGATAGTGGGGGAACGTCATCAGTGGAGAGTGGGGTGGGGAAACAGAGATGAGGCCTAGTTGGGGGAGAGGGGGCGGGGTGGTACAAGATAGTGAAGTCTGCCCTCTGGAAGAGGGTTTACTCTGAGATCACCCCCCCCTGAACTTTCaccctcccacccctctcccttttccccttccccacccttcTCTCCACTCACCTCTATCAAACATtgcctctcccctctccagcactgTCCTCCCTCCTCTATGCCCTCCCCCCAtacttctctcctctctctccccacccagaACTCTTTTACCACTGTCATCCTTCCCAGTCCtactctctcactccccctcccaccttccatgctctctccttctctccctcctctGCTTCCTCACTGCCTCATCCTCAGCCTCTCATCCtacttcctttctctctcccccatttctatcttcctcccctccctctccactcacGCCTTCTCCCCGcgccccccttcctccttctctcaaGGCCTCGTCTCAGAtcctcatcccctccctcaccaaacTTTATCTCTCCGCCACCCTCTCAATCCACGCCCCTCCACTCCAGTGAGGAATGGGATGAGGTTATAGCAGGATCCtgtagaagctgggaggtgttcCTGACAAAGCCCTCACCCTGCCCTGTAGATCACACAGGGGACGTAGAAAGGGCGAATTATCaggcagaagggagggagggggccGAGGTTCCTGTGGGAATACACTTGATAGCAAGTCGCAGATCGAGAGGGGAAGGACACGTGGCAGATCTGGTTCCCCTGTCCTAAGGCCACACTTGTCCATTCTCACCCAGCTTTCTGAGCTAGTCCATTGGCCTGTACCCTTCTGAACCTTTCCCAGGCACGTAACTATTGttaaaatacaaaaatacaactgcagatgctgtggatcaaagaacacGTActcaacgctggaagaactcagcaggtcaggcagcatccgtaagaaaagagtagccaacttttcgggccaagaaccttcatcaggaatggggg
Proteins encoded in this window:
- the LOC132382882 gene encoding vitamin K epoxide reductase complex subunit 1-like protein 1, producing the protein MAVTAPRWDGTVRWLVCGLGLVLSVYAYHVETSKERDAAYRAMCDLSESISCSKVFTSRWGRGFGLLGTFLGQDSILNQPNSVYGLLFYLLQLLLSLTGSAVAAVVLLLTSLLSLAGSLYLAYILVFVLRDLCLVCVTTYVLNLLLFALNYRRLIRLDAGWRQDKGKLE